GTAACCTCTGAGGTAGCctaatattttatcatttcGATTTCCAGGAACAAGTCTGACCGCTCTGCCCGTCCCTACGGCACCCAGGGGTGCAGCCAGGCTTTGCGCCGCGCTTGGCGCCCTCAGCCCCAAGCGCTCCCTACCCCCGGCAGGCAgcccctctccagctgcagccgATTCTGCCTGCTCTTAGGGCGGACACCTCCCGAGAGGCATCGCAGCGTGGTTCCCAGCAAAGGCTCCGTCCCAGGAGCGTGGCTGGGGCACGGAGGCGCCTCCCAGCTGCCGGGGCTGCCGTGCAAACCGAcgctggtgctgctggaggggccGCGACCcccgggcagggatggggcaggcgCTGCCTGAGGGAAGCCGGGTGCACGCTGCGGTGCGaagccccccggggggtgacAGGGGACGAGAGGGGACGTGCCCCCCGCCTCAGGGCGggctgggacagggacagggcaggggctggcgcCATGGCGAGCCctgaggggagcggcggggcgcgCCCAGGTGCCCCGGGAGTGGCGGGGGTCCCCCCAGTCCCGTGGTGTtgaccggggggggggggtggcggaAGCAGCAGCCGGTCGGCAGCCATGTCCCCCCTCACCACCGGCACCCACCTGAGCAAACCCGGCGGGGCCGAGTCCGCCGCCTGACCGCCATGCACCGGGGCCCGGCACCTCTTCGCCCCGCCCCACAACCCGCATAGCGACAGAACTCACCGCACGGCCTCAATCTTCCGTAAGCCGCCATTCAGGTTCCGGGGCACCACGGCACAGCCACAAGGAACTGGGCCGGTTAATGAAGAGTGAGCTGACGAACAGTCAATGCGCATGCACCGAACCTGCGGCCCATGCGCAGCGCCAACATTGAGGCCCAAAGGCACAGCTTGCCCTCACGGATCTTGCCCTGCGGCAGGCCCTTACCAGCTCGGGGGGCAGCGCAGGCCTCCAGCGGGTACCTGCCCGCGGAAACTTAACGAGGTTTTATAGCACTGAAACCCCTGAAGGGGAACCTGTCCTAGTAGCGAGGCGGTGTGCCCTAGGAGCTCCTCACGCAGGGCTGCGTCCCATCTCCAACGAAGGAGGTGCGGACAGCGAACTGCCCGCCGAGGGGAGCCGAGAGGCGGGGAAGCCAGTACGGCCCTCCACACTCGGCCACTCCCAGCATGGCGCCCACCGCGCCACTCTCGGCCACTCCCAGCATGGCGGTCATACTGTGATACACTCCGCCACTCCCAGCATGGTGCCGAGTCTCGCGAGATCCGCCCCTATTTATAGCGCGCGGGGGACCGGCCCACCCTCTCGGTTCTGACCAGCCGCCGCCATGAGGTTGGTATGGGCCCGGCTGCGCTATCCTCTGCCATCCGCCGTCATCCGCGCCCGGCGGGCGGCCCCGAGGCGGTCCGGGCTGTCGCCGCGGTGCGGGCAGCGGGGACCGATGGCGGCGGGCGGCCGAGAGGGAGCGCGGATGGGCCGGGGTGGGCTCAGGGGCCTTGTCCCTCCCGTCCCCGCGGCCGGCAGGAGGCCCCGGCGGGGCGAGCGCTGAGTCTGTGCTGTCTTTTCCCCCCCGCAGCAGCAAAGTCTCCCGCGACACCCTGTACGAGGCGGTGAaggaggtgctgcagggcagcaaggTCAAGAAGCGCAAGTACGATCCCTGCGCCGTGGCAGGACCGGGCACGCCGCAGGCCCCGGCGCTTGGCCGCGGTCTCGCTCTCCCCCAGCCCGCCTGGGCTCTCACCTCTGCcgctttcctcttcccctcagGTTTGTGGAGACGGTGGAGCTGCAGATCAGCTTGAAGAACTACGACCCGCAAAAGGACAAGCGGTTCTCCGGCACCGTCAGGTTCGGCATCCTCTTGCTCCCACCCAGCCTTCGGCCTGCGCCCTCCCCTCGGCCGCTTGGCCACGGCGGGAGGACGCGGCGCTGAACCGCTTGGGTAGTTCAGACCCCCCCCGGCTAAGTGGGTGCGGCTGGACGGACCCTTACCCTGGGTCTTAAAACatgaggggaggtgggggaggccCTCGCGCTGTCCCCACCGACCTGCTGGAGAAGGCAGGTGAGAAGCTGTGGAGGAGGATTCCCAGGCACTGTGGTAAGGTATCTCCATGATGGCTCCCACGGAAACGCGCATGGCGCTGGCGGTTCGTAGTAATGCGGACCTTCTGTCCCCCAGGCTGAAGTCAACTCCGCGGCCCAAGTTCTCCGTTTGCCtgctcggggaccagcagcacTGCGATGAGGCCAAAGCCGTTGACATCCCTCACATGGACATAGAAGCTCTGAAGAAACTCAACAAAAACAAGAAGCTGGTGAAGAAGCTGGGTGAGTGGTGGTGTGGATCGGGCTTGGAGTGCCCAGGCTGACTTGGGAGGGGTGGGTAAGCGGGAGAGTTTTCTTTGTGTTCAGATTTCCGTGTCATGGGAATAGAAAATTAACCAGAGTCAGCCTGAAGTGCAGAGATCTGTCTAGAAACTACCCAGAAGAGCCAGATGTAGAAGGACTGACAGGTCAATCCTCCAGGAGTGAGGCTGATTGCCCTCCTCCAGAAGGAAGGGATACAGGGGAATGCTATCATCTCCCTCAAAGTTTCACCCAGGGCTGGTGTTCCTCACTTGCCTGGTCAGGGAGCTGGAGCGCAGCTAAAGCCGGGTAAAGCGGGAGGTGAAAGTTGGATCTAGTCCTGCAGTACTTCAGTGGACAGCAGGAAACGTGCTTGTTCTCACTTGGTAAAAGATAAAACCCTTCCCTCCCTGTAAAGCCAAAGTAATTTTGATACATATCTTAggcaaacaagaaaaacttcCCACTCAGTCCATAATCTGCCATGGAACCGTGTGCAGTTAGGGAATGACAGGGTACGGAGTTTAGTGCTGGTGCCTGTGGGACAACAAATGCTTTGGGGAAATGAGCTATGTCCAGTAAGAGGGTGGGACTGCTGTCAGGACAAGAAGCTGAGTGCTGGCCGACTTGGCTGGTGTGATGGGAGTAATTTCTAATATAATAACAAAAACTGCTTCGATGCAGCTTGTCAGGGCTCTGGGAATGCAGAAGTGCACGTGTGAGGGAAATGGAGCGGTGCAGCCTTGGCTGAGCTGTTAGTTTCAAGCTTGGTGTGGGAGCTGGGAGTCTGTCCTTACCTACCTTGGTTCTCCCCTCACAGCTAAGAAGTACGATGCCTTCCTGGCTTCCGAGTCCTTGATCAAGCAGATTCCTCGAATCCTGGGTCCAGGTCTGAACAAAGCCGGCAAATTCCCTTCTCTCCTCACTCACAATGAGAACCTGGTGGCCAAAGTTGATGAGGTCAAATCTACCATCAAATTTCAGATGAAGAAGGTAAAGCAGGGCTTTTCCTCTCCAAGGGTTACTTGTGACAAGGGTTATTTGCGACTAGTACGTGGCTGCCATCCCCGGTCTGGGCTGTAGGTGTCCCTCGAGCGTCTTCCTAAAACAGTAGCTGGTGAGAAGCCTCCCGCGCTCCGCTCCGCAGCAAAGGGAGAAGGTATGCGGCGCGTTCAGCTGCAAGCTGGAAAAGAGGAGTCATTTGTTTATCTGTGGTTGAAAGATCTTAGAGCAGATGATTAGGAGATGATCTTGATGTTTGGATGCTGAGCACAATCGGTTGTAATTAACGCTTCTTACAGTGAGTGGCAGGGCTCCCACGCTGGCAGGGTGGGCCGGCGGGCCAGGTGTGCCCCCGTGGCTCTGCGGTGCTTTGCCAGAGGCGAGTTTGGGGCTTGACTCTGCAAGTGAACTTCAGAGCGGCTCTGCGAATGTCTGCTCTTGCTGTAGAGACATCAAGGCAAGCTGGCTccctaaaaccaaaacaaccctgTTCAGGCATTTTAATCTCGTGTCAGCGCCCTAAGTGTGACTCATGGGTAGTATAGAGCATTAACAGCTTTGCTAGCTGAGGTACGTCCTTGGGCTCCAGCTGATCTGGGCCTGGGGGCGCAACAACTGGGAGGACACAGCAAATGTGATAGTTTGCAAATGCTGGAGTGTTTTAAGTAACTGAGCTAATGATGTCCTGACACTTTGCCTGTCAGCTCGCTCGTAAATCCTTTTGTCTTCAGCCTGTGGGGAGCATTGACTTACAAGCTTCTTGGGGAGGCTGGCAGGCAGAGGCTTGGCCGCTCTGTGTCATATGTGCGGAAAGAAAGGGCTGGTGGCTGGTGcccaaaacaaaaagtgaaGCTGGCGCCGTGCTCAGCTGTGAGGTTTGGAGCCAATCGTCTGCACCGCGCCGGGTCAGCGGTTTGCAGGGCACATGCCAGCGCTGCCTAATGAGCAGGGTGTGGGAGCGGAGTtaaagcagagctctgctcccGCTTCAGCCTGGCTTAACACGTCCTTCCCGCTTTTCCCCATCTCTAAGTCACCTTTATGCTCTGAGGAAGCCAGACCTTCCCAAGCTGTTGTTCAGAGATGGTGTCCAGATGCTACCGGACGCGTTAGTGGGAGCCATGTGCCAAATATAAGGAGCTCTGTGGAAACACCCATGGATAAGCTGAGGAAGTCGGGTCCAGCAGACAGAGCGTGGGACAGTTTGGAGTTTAGACCAGCACTAGGCTGTTTTGTCCGTTGCTTAGCCATAACCTTTGTTTTCCCCCGCAAAACCTCTGCCTGTGAGTGACGCTGCTGTCCGTGTACCCCAGGTGCTCTGTCTGGCCGTGGCTGTCGGTCACGTGAAGATGACAGAAGACGAACTTGTCTACAACATCCACCTGGCCATCAACTTCCTGGTGTCCTTGCTGAAGAAGAACTGGCAGAACGTGCGTGCTTTGTATATCAAGAGCACCATGGGGAAGCCTCAGCGCCTGTACTAATTGGGCAGCAATAAACTTTTAGGACACCTACAGCCATGTGTTTGGTTGTGTTTCCTCCAGCGTCTGGGGAGGGTTTGCTGAAGAGCTGCTCACTTCTCTGTAGCAAGAAATGCTGTGTTGAGCTGACGGATGTGAGTTCTGTGGGATATCAGAGCTCTGGAGGGAAGGAGCCTCAGGGCCCTGCCCTCAGAGCagcgtggggagggggaacagcTCCACTCGCATCCACAACAAGCCAAGCTGAGGTGGTTACCACTGCTGGGGGTGTGCAGTGCAGGTGTAGCTGATCAGCAGATGTGCTGCAGCCCCCACATCCCCCAGCTCACCACAGGGGGGACCCTTGCCTTGTGCTGTGGTCCCTGAGGCTGTCCTGTGTGCGGGGGTGCGCCCTATCCCGCTGCCTCCCTGCTCTGGGGGGCATTTACAGGTGTCTGCTGCCCTGGCGGTGACCATCAACCAGGGCCGTGGGGTcacagaattattaaggttggaaaagacctctgggatcatcaagtcccaccaccaacccaacacccccaggcctcttaaaccatgtccccaagggccacgtctgcacggtgtttgaacccccccagggacggtgactcccccacctctctgggcagcctgtgccagggcctggcCACTCatgcagtaaaaaaattttccctcatctccaacctaaacctcccctgacgcagcctgaggccgttccctctcgtcctgtcactggtgacttgggagcagagaccgacccccccctcactccagcccctctcaggcagctgcagagagcgagaagggctcccctcagccccctcttctccaggctaaacccccccagccccctcagccgccccccagcacacttgtgctccagaccctgccccagccccgctgcccttctctggacacgctccagcccctcaagggcctccttgtcccgaggggcccaaacctgagcccagcattcgaggtggggcctccccagtgccgagcacaggggccccatccctgcccggctcctgctggccacaccagtgctgacacaagcccgggggctggtggcctccttggccacccgggcactgctggctcatgcccagccggctgttGACCATCACCTGGGTCCTGGCCACCAGCAGCTCATGGGGATGTGATGGGTGTCTTCCAGCTGGCCCCAGTTACCCAGAGGAtccagaggactggagggtgctggggggtgtggggtgggagcagcagctcagcaaggGTTGGGGCTAAGGTGAAGAATGTTTTCCATGCCCTCTGCTTCCCCCTGAGCTAGTCCCCATCCAACTCCATGTTCTGGGCTAAAAAATGAGATATGTTGCATCtaattaatatatataaagaaatacattGTCTAATGACTGGTGAGCTTATAGAAGTGTGTAGGATTTAAGCttctgggggggaaaaaaaaaacccgctaTGGCCTTGAAAAGAGCTTGTCTTAGCATCCGAGagaacaaaacaatgaaaatggCTTTGGATCCTGCTGCTCGAAACCTTTAAAATAAGTAGTGGAGCCAGTTTTTGAAAGATCAACACAACAccaagaaattccatttaataattaaaaaaagacaatacaaaatgcaaacatttctttttacaaagttcagatacattttttttcttttaatcaagtGCAAATAACTTCATGAACTACATCTTTCTCATTACTTTAATCATTTTTGCTGGAGATGGTAAGTCGTGGCCCGCTGCAAAAGGCAGATATAAATAttccaacatgaaaaaaacaaaacaaaacaaaaaaaaccaacaacccttATTTATGTTCACCGTGTCGAAACATTCAGTACATCCGAGGCGGCTGATGATGCAGTTTTCAGCCTTTCAAACCTTTTCTGGGTCTGGGTGTGGGTGACGAGAGGGACTGAGCTGCAGTGGGGTGGCTCTGGTGGCCCcgtgggctttttttttttttgggggtgaggTTATTTGAGATATTTGGTGGAAGGAGAGGGGGGAGACGTTACCAGGTGCCTTTGGCTGTTACAGAAGGACATGCTGCCCCGCTCGCCCTCCCAGAACTGCTTTAGGGGAGCGGAGGAGGCCAGTGCAGTGACAACGGGGGCGCCCAGGACACGCCGAGGCTCTGGGAGCCCCGGTCCCAGCAGGGTCAGAGCGACAGCAACTGTGCCGCTAAATCACGGAGGATTAATAAACCCCTCAGCGAGCACCAGTGGCTGCATCGCACTGGGGCTGCCGCAGCTGGGTTATTCGGTTCcgggttgtttttatttttgctgctgtgttttttttttttttcttctaaatatgaAAGATCCTTTCAATGGTCACTGCTCTGCTACGACTGCCCCAGAGCAACCCCCCCTACAACAGCTTTTGTGGAtcaaagcagctgctttcagaCACCAACCAAGTGACAAACAGCTCAGCCCACAGATGTTGAGCTTCCAaacaggctgggagctgggcggcAGGAGGGGTAAATCCACAGCTGGGATGAATCAGGACAGACTTTTCCAACTGTCGCATCTTGGGGACAAACCTCGCCCCCCTTTGCCAGCACTCACCCAGCCCGCAGCCCCTCAAGAGCCCAGAAGAAGCTCTTGGGGTGCTGGAGCAGCATGGATTTGAGGAGGGAAAATGCGGGCGAGCAGCTGCCGCCCGGTTTTGGCAAGGACTGACCCGGGACAACGTGCAGGGCAATAAGTTTAAGAGCCAGGCTCGCCCCAGATGTGGTTGAGGGAACAGCAAGAGAGAAGCGGGGACAGGAACTGCCAACAGGAAAGCTGTAGGCAAGTCGGCCACCTTTAGTCCTGGCAGCTCCAGGGCTTTGAGGGGATGAAGATGGGGATGAAGATGCTGGGAGGTGACAGCCAAGAGCCAGTTGCAGGGCTGGAAAGGGAGCAAGGCttggggaggagaaagaggggGGACCGGTGGCAGCGGTCTCCTGTCCCCAGGGGTTAGTGTCTGGCCACGTGAGAAGCTGGGGGACAAACCGGACGGTGGCATCCACCTGGCCACCGTCCCCAGCCGTGCCAGCCTGtgaagctgggggaaggcaggcagtgggggaaggagaggggtggCAGGACAGGGTCCCCCCAGGATCTGCACCCCgctccctggggaggggctcctgcagcatcccagcagGATGAGGGCGAGGGATGGAGCCAAAAGCATCTGAAGGGACTTGGAAGCACAAACCTTCCCCAGAGCCAGGGCGGGATGGCTCTCCCTCCAAGGATCTCTGTACCTGGGGGAGTGGTTTCGGGGCTGAGCGGAGGGGcagctctcctctcctcccagcgTGCCCCCCGACCCTGCCTCAGGACCTGGCCCATGTCTCCTCCAGGTCTCGGCTCATCTCCGAGAccct
The sequence above is a segment of the Phalacrocorax aristotelis chromosome 21, bGulAri2.1, whole genome shotgun sequence genome. Coding sequences within it:
- the RPL10A gene encoding large ribosomal subunit protein uL1, which codes for MSSKVSRDTLYEAVKEVLQGSKVKKRKFVETVELQISLKNYDPQKDKRFSGTVRLKSTPRPKFSVCLLGDQQHCDEAKAVDIPHMDIEALKKLNKNKKLVKKLAKKYDAFLASESLIKQIPRILGPGLNKAGKFPSLLTHNENLVAKVDEVKSTIKFQMKKVLCLAVAVGHVKMTEDELVYNIHLAINFLVSLLKKNWQNVRALYIKSTMGKPQRLY